The proteins below are encoded in one region of Pseudomonas helmanticensis:
- the rlmD gene encoding 23S rRNA (uracil(1939)-C(5))-methyltransferase RlmD: MAKHERGLRFQPTGGSKAAQIPTGKKQRLTIERLANDGRGIAFFEGKTWFVLGALAGEEVEARVLGAHGKVVEARTERVFKASELRRPAPCQQAGRCGGCSVQHLPHDEQLALKQRMLAEQLSRVAGVEPEEWGAPLTGPEFGYRRRARIAVRWDMKAKKLEVGFRAAGSQDIVAISECPVLVQPLQPIMTRLPEMLRRLSKPQALGHVELFSGSSLAVLLRHMAPLSEADLTILKDFCQFHEAQLWLHGEGEPQPVDASQSLGYRLEQWDLDLAYRPGDFIQVNAGVNEAMVAQALDWLKPRSEERVLDLFCGLGNFALPLAKAVREVVAVEGVQTMVERAAANAASNNLHNTKFFQADLSQPLSDAQWIGNGFSAVLLDPPRDGAFEVVRKLATLGAKRLVYVSCNPATLARDTVELIKQGYRLKRAGILDMFPQTAHVEAMALFEASQDGSSESV; the protein is encoded by the coding sequence ATGGCCAAGCACGAGAGAGGCCTGCGCTTCCAGCCCACCGGCGGCAGCAAGGCCGCGCAAATTCCGACCGGCAAGAAGCAGCGTTTGACTATCGAACGCCTGGCCAATGACGGTCGCGGTATCGCGTTTTTCGAAGGCAAAACCTGGTTCGTCCTTGGCGCCCTTGCCGGTGAAGAGGTCGAAGCGCGGGTGCTCGGCGCCCACGGCAAAGTGGTCGAGGCGCGCACCGAACGTGTGTTCAAGGCCAGCGAATTGCGTCGCCCGGCACCGTGTCAGCAAGCTGGCCGCTGCGGCGGTTGTAGCGTTCAGCATTTGCCCCATGACGAACAACTCGCCCTGAAACAGCGCATGCTCGCCGAGCAATTGTCGCGCGTTGCCGGTGTCGAACCGGAAGAGTGGGGAGCGCCGTTGACCGGCCCCGAGTTCGGCTATCGCCGTCGCGCGCGGATCGCGGTGCGCTGGGACATGAAGGCGAAGAAACTCGAAGTCGGTTTCCGCGCGGCCGGCAGCCAGGACATTGTCGCGATCAGCGAATGCCCGGTGCTGGTACAGCCCTTGCAACCGATCATGACCCGTTTGCCGGAGATGCTCCGTCGGTTGAGCAAGCCGCAAGCGCTGGGTCATGTCGAGCTGTTCAGCGGCTCGTCGCTGGCGGTGTTGCTGCGGCACATGGCGCCGTTGTCCGAAGCGGATCTGACCATCCTCAAGGACTTCTGCCAATTCCATGAAGCGCAATTGTGGCTGCATGGCGAAGGCGAACCGCAACCGGTCGATGCCAGCCAGTCGCTGGGCTATCGCCTGGAGCAATGGGATCTCGATCTGGCGTATCGGCCGGGCGACTTTATCCAGGTCAACGCCGGCGTCAACGAAGCGATGGTGGCGCAGGCGCTGGACTGGTTGAAACCACGTAGCGAGGAGCGCGTGCTGGATCTGTTCTGCGGCTTGGGCAACTTCGCTTTGCCGTTGGCCAAAGCCGTGCGCGAAGTGGTGGCGGTCGAAGGTGTGCAGACCATGGTCGAGCGCGCCGCAGCCAACGCCGCTAGTAACAATTTGCATAACACAAAGTTTTTTCAAGCCGATTTATCCCAGCCTTTGAGCGATGCCCAATGGATCGGAAACGGCTTTTCTGCGGTACTCTTGGACCCACCGCGTGACGGTGCTTTCGAGGTGGTGCGCAAGCTCGCGACCCTGGGCGCGAAGCGGTTGGTGTATGTGTCGTGCAACCCGGCAACGCTGGCGCGCGATACGGTCGAATTGATCAAGCAGGGCTACCGGTTAAAACGTGCCGGGATTCTCGATATGTTTCCTCAGACGGCACATGTCGAGGCCATGGCGTTATTTGAAGCGAGCCAGGATGGCTCGTCTGAATCCGTCTGA
- the cysM gene encoding cysteine synthase CysM: MTLQYPTIADCVGNTPLVRLQRLPGATSNTLLLKLEGNNPAGSVKDRPALSMITRAELRGQIHAGDTLIEATSGNTGIALAMAAAIKGYKMILIMPDNSSAERKAAMTAYGAELILVSQEEGMEGARDLAQRMEAEGRGKVLDQFANGDNPEAHYTTTGPEIWRQTQGTITHFVSSMGTTGTIMGVSRYLKEQSDSVQIVGLQPMEGSAIPGIRRWPQEYLPKIYQADRVDRIVDMAQSEAEDVTRRLAREEGIFCGVSSGGAVAAMLRLSKEVENAVIVAIICDRGDRYLSTGIFDAPN, encoded by the coding sequence ATGACCCTGCAGTACCCAACCATCGCCGATTGCGTCGGCAACACTCCGCTGGTGCGTTTGCAGCGCCTGCCCGGTGCTACCAGCAACACCCTATTGCTCAAGCTCGAAGGGAATAACCCGGCGGGTTCGGTCAAGGACCGGCCGGCGCTGTCGATGATCACCCGGGCCGAATTGCGTGGGCAGATCCATGCCGGCGATACGCTGATCGAAGCGACCTCGGGCAACACCGGGATCGCCCTGGCCATGGCTGCCGCGATCAAGGGTTACAAGATGATCCTGATCATGCCGGACAACTCCAGCGCCGAGCGCAAAGCGGCGATGACCGCTTACGGTGCCGAGCTGATTCTGGTCAGCCAGGAAGAAGGCATGGAAGGCGCGCGCGATCTCGCGCAGCGTATGGAAGCCGAAGGCCGTGGCAAGGTGCTCGATCAGTTCGCCAACGGCGATAATCCTGAAGCGCACTACACCACCACCGGCCCGGAAATCTGGCGTCAGACCCAGGGCACCATCACTCACTTCGTCAGTTCGATGGGCACCACCGGCACCATCATGGGCGTTTCGCGCTACTTGAAAGAGCAGAGCGACAGCGTGCAGATCGTCGGTCTGCAACCGATGGAAGGCTCGGCCATTCCCGGTATCCGCCGCTGGCCGCAGGAATACCTGCCGAAGATTTATCAGGCCGACCGCGTTGATCGCATCGTCGACATGGCGCAAAGCGAGGCCGAAGACGTCACCCGTCGTCTGGCCCGCGAAGAAGGCATCTTCTGTGGCGTGTCTTCGGGCGGTGCGGTGGCAGCGATGCTGCGCCTGTCCAAAGAAGTTGAAAACGCGGTGATCGTCGCGATCATCTGTGACCGTGGCGACCGTTACCTGTCGACCGGCATTTTCGACGCGCCAAACTGA
- a CDS encoding sensor histidine kinase produces the protein MKLSELPGRHSLFWKLACLLVAFCLLMIWLSWSWGRYMEERNQFLSDEARGTLARYAGEAERAWQRGGRNAIDDWLQSMELREASWVGVIGGNLQSLGSDPLSEQEIQHLTFLRGLDWPIHKQGRPWLRIPFPKDPSAGSLVIELPERFLPGKYRLFWRVITNGVIPGLFTFLLCVGLYRLLVVPLNNLREQANAWRADQLNVRLSSGITQRPDELGELARAFDSMSERLQSTVALQQQLLRDLSHELRTPLSRLRVASESEQGLAQLRERIGREVDGMQRLVEETLQLAWLDTDRTPLPDEAIEVQALWEMLTDNACYESGWPSQRLQCSVEASCWVRGNLNTLAQALENILRNAIRHSPEGGFVRLDGRRDGDYWHLWLEDQGGGVAESDLQRIFLPFTRLDGSRPGDGGFGLGLSIARNAVQRQGGSIWAENGGAGLRLNLRLLADDCLASAGPIASRLTPTGSSVAPQVLVQPHPV, from the coding sequence ATGAAACTGTCTGAACTGCCGGGGCGGCATTCGCTGTTCTGGAAACTCGCCTGTTTGCTGGTCGCGTTCTGTCTGCTGATGATCTGGCTGAGTTGGTCGTGGGGCCGTTATATGGAGGAGCGCAATCAGTTCCTCTCCGACGAGGCGCGCGGCACGCTGGCGCGTTATGCCGGCGAGGCCGAGCGTGCCTGGCAGCGCGGTGGGCGCAATGCAATTGATGACTGGTTGCAGAGCATGGAGTTGCGCGAAGCCAGTTGGGTTGGGGTGATCGGCGGCAATTTGCAATCGCTGGGCAGTGATCCCCTGAGCGAGCAGGAAATCCAGCACCTGACCTTTTTGCGCGGGCTCGATTGGCCGATTCACAAACAGGGGCGGCCGTGGTTGCGCATTCCGTTCCCCAAAGATCCTTCCGCCGGCAGTCTGGTGATCGAATTGCCCGAGCGTTTTTTGCCGGGTAAATATCGCCTGTTCTGGCGCGTGATCACCAACGGGGTGATTCCGGGGCTGTTCACGTTTTTGCTGTGCGTCGGTCTCTATCGTCTGTTGGTGGTGCCGTTGAACAACCTGCGCGAACAGGCCAACGCCTGGCGCGCCGATCAACTGAATGTGCGGCTGTCGAGCGGCATTACCCAGCGCCCGGATGAACTCGGTGAACTGGCCCGGGCGTTCGACTCGATGTCCGAGCGCCTGCAATCGACCGTCGCCCTGCAACAACAATTACTGCGTGACCTGTCCCACGAATTGCGCACGCCGCTGAGCCGCTTGCGCGTGGCCAGCGAAAGTGAACAAGGCCTGGCGCAATTGCGCGAGCGTATCGGCCGGGAAGTCGACGGTATGCAGCGGCTGGTCGAGGAAACCCTGCAACTGGCCTGGCTCGACACTGACCGCACGCCACTTCCCGACGAGGCGATCGAAGTTCAGGCACTGTGGGAAATGCTCACGGACAATGCCTGTTACGAAAGCGGCTGGCCGAGCCAGCGCTTGCAGTGCTCGGTGGAAGCGTCGTGCTGGGTGCGCGGCAATCTGAACACTTTGGCGCAGGCCCTGGAAAACATTTTGCGCAATGCCATTCGTCATTCGCCGGAAGGCGGCTTCGTCCGGCTCGACGGGCGCCGCGATGGTGATTATTGGCACCTGTGGCTGGAAGACCAGGGCGGCGGCGTGGCTGAGTCCGATCTGCAGCGGATCTTCCTGCCGTTCACCCGCCTCGACGGCTCGCGCCCCGGCGACGGAGGATTCGGCTTGGGCCTGAGCATCGCGCGCAATGCCGTGCAGCGCCAGGGCGGTAGCATTTGGGCGGAGAATGGCGGGGCGGGGTTGCGGCTGAATTTGCGGTTGTTGGCGGATGATTGCCTTGCATCGGCCGGCCCCATCGCGAGCCGGCTCACTCCTACAGGTTCCAGCGTCGCTCCCCAAGTCCTCGTTCAACCTCATCCTGTGTAG
- a CDS encoding response regulator transcription factor — translation MTPVSAGQPRILSIEDDPVLGAYVHEHLGRSGFQVTWCQNGQEGLSIAKRQPFDVVLMDILLPGMDGLNVLTQLRQSHSTPVLLMSALGAEADRISGFRLGADDYLPKPFSMAELHVRIEAILRRVALDRRPSATAPTVATGTLRFDDEQCDVFFRDLSAGLTRSEFRLLETLNRNDEEVLSKAFLYQHVLQRGYAAHDRSLDMHISQIRRKLKAIGYTEREVRTVWGKGYVLSAADETV, via the coding sequence ATGACTCCTGTTTCCGCTGGCCAGCCACGCATACTTTCCATCGAAGACGATCCGGTGCTAGGCGCCTATGTGCACGAGCATCTGGGTCGCAGCGGGTTTCAGGTGACCTGGTGCCAGAACGGCCAGGAAGGCCTGAGCATCGCCAAGCGCCAGCCGTTCGATGTAGTGCTGATGGATATTCTGTTGCCGGGCATGGACGGTTTGAACGTATTGACGCAGTTGCGGCAGAGTCATTCGACGCCGGTGCTGCTGATGTCGGCCCTCGGCGCCGAGGCGGATCGCATCAGCGGTTTCCGCCTGGGCGCCGACGACTATTTGCCAAAACCCTTCAGCATGGCTGAGCTGCATGTGCGCATCGAAGCGATCCTGCGGCGAGTGGCGCTTGATCGTCGGCCGTCTGCCACTGCCCCGACTGTGGCGACAGGCACGCTGCGCTTCGACGATGAACAGTGCGACGTATTCTTTCGCGATCTATCGGCCGGGCTGACTCGCAGCGAATTTCGTCTGCTGGAAACCCTCAATCGCAATGACGAGGAAGTGCTGAGCAAAGCCTTCCTTTATCAGCATGTCCTGCAACGCGGTTATGCCGCGCACGATCGCAGCCTCGACATGCACATCAGCCAGATTCGCCGCAAACTCAAAGCCATCGGTTACACCGAGCGGGAAGTGCGCACGGTGTGGGGCAAGGGCTACGTCTTGAGCGCTGCCGATGAAACTGTCTGA